In the genome of Falco naumanni isolate bFalNau1 chromosome 5, bFalNau1.pat, whole genome shotgun sequence, the window TTTTCAGTTTTAGCTGAGACCGTGATTAATATTCCATACTGAGATAGTTTAAGTCTGGACTGCTACTAAAAGAGTTAACCATTTCGTGAGGCAGATTGGGTTTTGGCTGTGTCAATTtcttaatcttctttttttagctGAATTACTTTTCAGATACATTGATAATCTGATGTAGCTCACCATGTGGCCACAAAAATGCCAGTGTCTATACAAGGGAGGCAAGATGCACAAACCCAAGATGGGAATGGGCAAAAACTGCAGGACCTCCTCTTTCAGGACTGGACTACATTTATATTGGTATAAAGAGACTGCATTAACAGCCATTGCAGCTTACAGTCACCAGAatcttttctgaacagaagaGGAATTAGCAAGAGCAAAATGATAATTTcagacttgttttctttgacCTCTTAGAAATCTGTACGCTGGAAAAATCCTAGTCTGTTTTAAGCATGTGGGCTTCCAGCCAAAGCTAGAGCTCTTATTAAAgaggcaacagcagcaacaaattCTGTATAGCCACttactttttctgtattagAGGAGCAGGAATTTTGGACCCTGGCCCAGTGTTTGGTGCAGGCCTTTGCTGGGTCAGGCCCAGTAAATTACTCCAGAAATATTCACAAGCTGTACTACAgtggaaatgtttcctttgttaTATATTTACATTCTTCAGGTCATACTAGATTCATGATGTTTGctgggtggatttttttccacaggttGTTTCTGTGGAGCCTGAAAAAGTAAAGCCATCTTAAGAAATTTCgccctttgcttttttttttgctttttgcacacacacctcctccccctccccccccagcgCAAAGATCTTATAATGCTCCTTTCAGGTTTGGTCCTGAAATGACTAGGAATATCTCTGTGTATTCTTTTCAAATCGGCTATTCTGTTGAAGGAAGCCTTGCTTAAATCTGGACAACACTTTATGCagttgttttcttcccctgacTGTTAGTTACAATTCTGTCTTGCTTCTTGACTTGAGtgactttaaaatatattggtTTGGCAGTTGCAATTCTATACTATTAATGTTAAATctaattttgtaatatttgaAGTTGAGAAGACATGGCTTGAAGTACTTTGTCTATAACTACATTGAGCATGAAGTCTTGAAATTTGATGCCTTGGTTTACTCcccaaatatttctttataaagagAATAGATGCTGTTTAACTAGCTGAATAACTTTGTCAGCAATACATACTAAAGTAGTGGTTGTTGAAGGAATCTCCATCTCTAGGGGATTTGGGGGAGTTGTGAGAGGAGTGGAAATATGCCTCTTCCCagcaccaccacacacacacacccgcccCCAAATCTagatacaaaagaaaagctCAAAGTTATACTAGTGATAATGCATACACTGGGAATAGGGGACACAAAGTTCTTTCTGGGTGCTGATCTGCCAACTAAAAATTTTACATGCAAATGGAAATATATTAACAGCttggaaaaataataagaaattgTGGATAGCATGCTTGAAACAGCTTGAGGGCATTTCCATGTCTTTTGCTGCCCTTGCAGgcttgtgggatttttttgaagtagaaaCTAGATAAAGGAACTCTGAAATATATGAAGAAATTGATCTAGCTTCTTAAaccttctgggtttttttctaagtttttcTAAGCTGGATCAGTTTCCTAATTAGTATCACTAAAAGCTTGTTTTGGGGACAGCACCCTTAGTTATTTGCTTGGTTTATTGTTTGCTGTGTGCTACTTGCACTCTTGTTCATCTGAATTACTATTAAATGAGCATTAATATACCAATCCAAGTTTCTAGCTTTCACTTGTACTTTTCTGTGAATGATCCCTGAAACAAGTAGAAATTGTGTGAGTTGCTGATAACAATCATTACAAATTTAGTGGTCTCCTTTTGAATAATCAAAAATTCTTGATCACTTTGCAAAGTGATTCTTGGCTGCtgactttgcttttgaaaatgtcattagGGCTTTTTGAAAGGcttcttcctgctgttttcaaagtGTATATCCATATGAACTACTTTAGCCATTATGTTGCTTTGTGCATTATGAATTTGCTTATAAAAATCACACAATTCCTGGTGTCTTTGGAGGGGGGGTTGCAAGAAGAAGAATTCTAACcgcatttttctctcttaacaGCAAGTTGAAGTAGATGCACAACAGTGTATGCTTGAAATCTTAGATACTGCAGGAACGGTATGTCAGACTTCCTGAAATATTGACGTACAGTGTTAAAAATCATCAAAAGCTGTAGGGATGTAAATGGTGACATGTTTCCTTCCTTATTCTCTAAGGAGTAACTGTGATTGGTGTATTGGATTAAAGGATGTTCTTTAACATAGTggtatttaaacaaaacttgAGTATGGCATCAGAAATGAATTGCAGGTTTCTTGTGAGTTGATGTTCTGTAATAGGGGAAACACGAGACCGAGCATTTTAAGATTGTGCTGCTTTCAAGTTTATATTGCCCAGAGAAATTTATGCCCAATAGTTACTCAGGTttgatttctgttgctgtagAGAATATGTGCTTTCTTctcatctcctttttcttttgtgtgtaaGATGTACTCTGACATTGGGATAAAAATCGCTTTAGTCAGCTTATGGGAACTCAAAGCATGGGGTTTATGTGGACCCTTTGCATACTGGTCAGGTTTTTCTCTATCTTGTTACAAAATTACTGAAACCAATAATTTCCTTCATTGATTCCAATGAGCATAAGCTCAAGACCCTTAGAGTGTAATGTGTTCTCTGAACTGTAATAGTACTCTGgtccaataataataataacttaATTTAAACTCCTTACTAGAGTAAGGCCATGTAAAACTATAGCAAGGTGGAGTGGCTGTTCTCAAAATAAATTGCACTTTTCATGTGATGTACAGTAAGGGACTTGGTGAGTGATTGATCAGGCACAAGATAGCAGTCATCAGTGTGAGAAAGGCAAATGCTATTCCACAGTCATTACTGGTGAGAGTTTTCAAATGGTGAGAAGTCCTaatgctgctgtgcagtgcaCCAGCAGCTCTTAATATGCAGTATCATAGTTGTCACCGAAGGCTAGGAAATGTGGCGAGTCTGTTGAGTGTCTTCATCCTATAGTCAATCTCCTTGAAAATTAAAGTGGAATCTGATACAGGCAAGTGCCTAGACTACAAAATGGAGGCTGAAAAGTGATGCGTTTATtttttgatgcattttaaagaacagtCAGGAGATGGGGAAGAAGTTGGTATGTAAGGAGAGATTCAGGAGGAATCGTAACTTCTGTAGTCTACAGATTACACTTCATTTTCTATTGCACCTTTCCTCTCTTAAGAAATCACTCtagtttctgtgctgtttttccCAGAGTATACCCCTTGGCAATATCTAGATGTTGTTCAGCTACCCCACAGATACTGTCCTAAACttaagatttctttaaaagcagtttgGTTTATTGTAATATTTATAGTCGAACGGTTAAATACTGGTCAATTtaaaggtggggagggagggggcacaAATGCATCATACTTGTGGATCCATTTGGGACCTGAAGTGTATTGTAGTTTGTGCAATGAAAAGTGCAGATTGAATGCAATATCTGtatcttttttaattacaggAACAGTTTACAGCAATGAGAGACCTATACATGAAAAATGGACAAGGTTTTGCATTAGTATATTCCATCACAGCACAGTCCACTTTTAATGATTTACAGGATCTAAGAGAACAGATTCTTCGAGTCAAAGACACTGATGATGTAAGCATCTCTAAAAATGCTCAATACTTACGTTTAGAGTTTTCATTACAGATGTTGTAATATATACACTGTGAATCAGATAGCTTCCAAGCTTGAAATTAAGACACAAATCAACCAGCATAATACAGAAAGGCAAACTGGAGAAATTCTAATTTCTCATGTGTCACATAGAGAATTGtctttttaatctcttcctttAAAAGGCTCCATCTGAAACTGTATGTAACCTTGTTCTCTAATActgtagaaaacatttctaaagcaACTCTATTCTTGCCTCAGTAGCAAtgtacatttaaagaaaaccctACGGTTTTAATTTGTCTTCAATATGCTTACTGTgtatggtattttaaaagaacaaaattctaAGTTCTTATGGAAGACAATACTGTGAGCTTAAAAGCTGCGTAACGTGCAAGTTTAATATTTCGTGTATACGTTTGCAAGTAAGTTTGGTCATCCTATTTCTACACAATTTTGATATGCAcctcagcatttttaaagatacaaagTGAGGCTAGGACATTCCAGATTataattgattaaaaaaaccactgtGGTTGTAGGAAGCAAATGCTCCATCCCTTAATAAAAGTAAGAATGGTATTTCAAATGTGAAACAGCGCTAAGAGCgtgtttttaacagaaacacCTTGTAGGTTGTAGCCATTGGGCAGGAAAATCCTCCtttgggggaggctgggggggaagCAAGCAGTTTTAAAGTGTGCCCATCTCATTTAAACTGTGCTCATGGAAACTTTCATGCCCTCCTTAATGCATGTACCCATATATGCTTCTGCTGTCAGCAGATGTGGGATGTAGTAAAtgtgtggtgggctgaccctggctgtgtgccaggtgcccaccaaagctgctttgtgactctgctcctcagctggacatggcagaagaaaaatataactaCAAGCTCATGGGTCAGGATAGGGACAGGGAAACATCACTTgccaattactgtcacaggcagaacagactcaacttgggaAAATCAGTTTAACTTActaccattcaaatcagagtaggataatgagaaatagaaccaaaacttaaaaccaccttccctcccgcccttcccttcttcctgggttTAACTTCATTCCGGagttctctacctcctccccgCTAGCAGTGCATGGGCACAGGaaatgggggttgtggtcagttcatcacacgttgtctctgctgctccttcctcctgacACTCTTCCCTTGCTCCAGCATTGGgatccctcccatgggagacaggTCTCCACAAGATTCTCCAACAggagtccttcccacgggctaCAGTttttcacaaactgctccagcatgggtcccttctGTGGGGTGCAacccttcaggaacagactgccccagcgtgggtccccaGCGGGGTCgcaagtcctgccagcaaacctgctccagtgtgagcTCTTCTTTCCAcagggccacaggtcctgccaggatCCTGCTCCGGCGCAGGCTTCCTGCAGGCCACAacctcctttgggcatccacctgctctggcatggggtcctccatgggctgcgGGTGGACATCTTCCACCATCATGGacccccatgggctgcagggtcacagcctgcctcaccaagGGCTTCACCACAGcctgcaggggaatctctgctccagcacctgaaGCATCTCATTccccctcctgcactgacctgggtgtctgcagagttgctgCTCTCCAGATTCTCACttctctcttcagctgcagttgCCCTTGCACATTCCCCACCCCACGCCCCTTCTTAAATATCTCATTCAGAGGTGCTACtaccatcactgatgggctcagtCTTGGCCAGGGGTGGttccatcttggagctggctggcattggctctacccataggggaagcttctagcagcttcttacagaagccacccctgtagtgCCCCCACCTTGCTATGCAAACCTGATACATAATGTTTCAGGGAAGTTCATTGGGACTTTTGTAATGCAAACCACACTGCAGTTTCTTAATCATAAGTATTTGCAGGTCTTGTCTATGTTCAGCAGATTTCTTCTAGAAGTGATTTATTGCCAGTTATCACAAATGTAGCTCAAAAGGGGATAGTATTGAAATTGCGTGTACCTTTCGCATCCAGAACCTACCAAGTTACAGCCTTGTTTAGCATCAGATTAATTTTGTACACTAAAATCAAGATAAATGTGATGATATCTGAAACCTTAGTTCACATGGTATATTATTTATGTTCACTAGCATAAGCTTTCTTTGGTAGTATTTCCTTggaattgtatttctttttagaacACTCCCCTCAGTCTTGAAAGCCATTCCATAGTGTCAGGAGAAAGATAATAAGCTTTAAGTTACAAGCTTTCACCAGATTTTCCATTAAGTTTTTCCTGTGCCAAAGCTGAGGCATGACTTGCCTTCTCAGTGGGAGGAAATTAAATGGTCAAAATATTGTAAACCTTTTTTTAGCACTTGAATTTGGAAGAAATGTAGCTATGTCCTTAAATTAgtaaaaagaagtttaaaaaaaacccaaacaactttGTATGATTACCTTCTCTTGCCGCAAAGGTcaattcagcattttctgtcaTTGGTAATTTTGTTAAGGTAGcatgtttctttcctgtgtggGCGCCAGCTTCCTAAGAAGAACTGTGTGAGCAAACTGCTCTTGAAAAGAGTGCAGATACGCTGGAAGTAGAGGAATGGTGAAAGGAGCTTTAGTGTTGTTCATTGTGCTACCCGCTATAGGCCTCTTTTTCCAGGATTTCTGAACACTTAAAAATCTGGTAGCAGATTCTTCAGTAGACGTGACGCCTCAAACATCTAGAAATGAAATTTCGTTAGGTCACCTAGAAGATGTGAAATGCGCTCAATTGGCAGTGTACTGAATCCTCAAACCATTCCCACCACCATCTGACCAAACAGCAAGCAAAGAATGCAGTTACTTTGATTTTAAGATTAAAGTATCACAGAACTGTAAACTTAATTTTCAGTTATATCAGAGCTTGATTATTCTGGAAGTCAGGATCCTCTAAGGATTCAGATAAGATTTTAGGTGTGTATTCACATTGTGCCTTCCCAAaatcttaatgatttttttgctgGTACTAAATTGTTTTTTAGGTGCCTATGATTCTGGTTGGCAATAAGTGTGACTTGGAAGATGAAAGAGTTGTGGGAAAGGAACAAGGTCAGAACCTAGCAAGGCAATGGAATAACTGTGCATTCTTAGAGTCTTCTGCAAAATCAAAGATAAATGTTAATGAGGTAAGGCCCATTACCTGTGCG includes:
- the RAP1B gene encoding ras-related protein Rap-1b — its product is MREYKLVVLGSGGVGKSALTVQFVQGIFVEKYDPTIEDSYRKQVEVDAQQCMLEILDTAGTEQFTAMRDLYMKNGQGFALVYSITAQSTFNDLQDLREQILRVKDTDDVPMILVGNKCDLEDERVVGKEQGQNLARQWNNCAFLESSAKSKINVNEIFYDLVRQINRKTPVPGKARKKSSCQLL